Part of the Plasmodium malariae genome assembly, chromosome: 9 genome is shown below.
TGAATGAAAacatggaaaaaaattattacacaAGAAATGTGTATTTGGAAAATAAACAACATAATGAGAATAATTACAACGAACAagatataagaaaaaaaagagaaaaaaaaaatgaaagtagccattgtaataataataataatgataattctATTACaacgaataataaaaatggtgACTACAGAAAGAATTCCATCGAATTAAGTGAAAAAATGAACCATAAGAATGGGAAtgcattaaataaatattcaacaaatgacacaaataatattaatgaaaaggaaataaaatcAAAGGTACCTAACTCTGAGGatggaaaaaagaacatatatgatattatgcataatgaaaaggaaaaaaacaaaggaaAGAATTTGAtgatgaataaaaataaccaaaaaataacaggagataataatgtatatatagaaaatggtgttaataataacagcCATTACAGAAGTCGCACTATGTATGCACATGAAGAGAGAGGTagagaaaatatttatctgGGCCATTCGTATACCGTTAATTTGAACAGAGAAGAGGAAGTAGAAATAGAAAGAGAGAATGAAAGTAAAAGAGAGAGAGAGATAGAAAACGAAAGAAAGAGAGAAATAGAAAACGAAAGAAAGAGAGAGATAGAAAACGAAAGAAAGAGAGAGATAGAAAACGAAAGAAAGAGAGAGATAGAAAACGAAAGAAAGAGAGAGATAGAAAACGAAAGAGAAAGAGAGATAGAAAACGAAAGAGAAAGAGAGAGAGAAAGACAAAGATCCTGTTGCGGGAATGATACCACTTTGAAATACGAGAAAGAAGATAATACAATCGAAAGGGCAAATGATCAAATGAGTGTAAACGATTCTTTCTGGAGGAATgaaaataacgaaataaagTCAGACGTAGCAACTGCTCAGAATGTTTGGAATGTACCGTACAATAATAAGGAGGTGAACTATTTTGTGGAAGATATATTGATGGAACCatataataagaagaaaatatataaagagaATAAGAAGAGATATAAAGGCGAAgaagaatattataaacGTGGCATAAAGGGGAATATTAATGATGTTGTTATGTATGATAATTTTAGTAGAAATAGGAAAAACAAGGATGATCAGATCTATGACGTGccaatgtataataataaaataaattcgaaatattataatgaagggaataaaatattttatgaccatattcataataattttgacCATACAGcgaaacaaaattattattacgaTTATGATCATCATCAGCATCAGTATCACTATTACGACTGCGATCAAAATTATGAGTACCGTTATAATGACAATGATGCAAAtgattatatgaaaaaaaaggaaaccTATGTTGTGCATAAGAATTATGAACcgaatgaaaaatatgaggATACAAATTCCTTCATTTCAgctgaaaaaagaaaaatagtcGAAAAATCCAAAACGAGTGTAGGTACTTTGGagaattattttcataaggATAAGAAACATTCCAATATAGAACTTCCAACGGGTAATCTTTCAAAGGAGCAGTATCTAAGAGCTCACACGTCCTCCTACCTAGAAAAGGGGAATGAAAacaaaagggaaaaatataACGATAGTTTTCTTctcaaaaatgaaaatatacaatGCGGTACTAATAAGGACAATACGtattataatagtaacaTTGTTGATCTAATTAATATGAACTATCTGAATGGTTATGGGAACGAAGCGAACATGAATGGGAATGAGAATGGGAACGCAAATGAGAATACAAATGCTCATGAACAATTCAGAATAAAAGGAAACGACAATTTATATGACCATGCAAATTATCATCAAGAGGTCGAAGAAGTAGAATATAATCAAAATAGATATACATCCCAGGGAAGTAAATTTCGCGAATATCATAGAGAAAATGATGGAAAAGATAGTCCACCTTATAAacgtagtagtagtaataatgataataatgtaaatgcGTTTCCACCtccttttatatatgatacgaaatataaatatgaacaaaaaattaattatgatAAAGGGATAGACAAAAGAATAAGTGAAAATGCTAAGAGGAGGAACTACTCAAATGATGTTAATTATGACACTCCTTTTAGAAAAGCTAATAcgaattatgaaaattataaattcacTAGTGATATACACAATGAAAATTACGACAATTGCTGTATTATGCACTCTGATGGAGCTAGAATAGGCAGGAATACAAATTACATTGGGACCTACAATAATGCAGTGGTATATCGTCATGCAGATGTTCAAAGTTACGTGTGGGGTAATGAAGGAAGAAATGGGCATGCTAATTTTGACAAAAGGGAGAATAACACTGAACAAATTAGTAGCAGCAGAGGAAATAGTAGAGGGAATAATAGAAGCAAGAACAGAAGCAGTAATATCAGCAGTGTTAGTGTGAGCagcaataataatgaaattttgtATGATATGTGTCGTGAACATTTGGACACCTTGgggaaagagaaaaatacaCAAGTGCTCAGCAAAATAATGGATGTTATGATGAATATACAGAACGACTTGAAGGACGTAAAACACAAgttaactaaaaaaaagaaaaaggagtTGAATGagaatgaaaatgaaaatatagaCAAAGAGacagaaaaaaggaataataatGAATCATGTATAAAGGGTGATAATATGTCATCTAAACATCAGAGTAAAAAATGCTTAACATTTttgaaagaagaaaataaagtaGATGAGGGAAGGAAGGATGTAGCATTAGATGCCTACTCAAAGGATGGAAGATCTATTGATAAGGAAAGCAAGGAGACGAAATTTGGTAGCGATGGTAGTACTACACCCAATAATGGATGCAAAGAGGATAAAGGAACGAAAGAAAAGGATACGTACGAAAAGAACGTCAACGAAAAAGGCACATAcgaaaagggaaaaattcTAACGAAaggtttttcaaaaaatggaGTAAACGATATCGATAAGGCtttggaaaataataaaaaccaTTTTAGTGAAAAACAAAGAGAGGAGTCAATAGATCAAAGGAAAAGGAACATAAATAACTTCactataaataaagaattatgCACAAGTTTTAACTTAGTGTTAAAGAATTTAAATTATGAGAATATCGATGATTCAGTTATTTGCAAATCGAAtagattatatttatttaataaattttttacctCTTTGTTTTATAAAGACAGTACTAGGacacataattttattatgtttaatatttacaatatagAACAGAAAAGACAAACACATAAAGTTTCTTTATTTCAAGAAAAGGATTATTATGACATGTTTCATTTGGCTTATAACaacttattattttatgcttttgactgctataaattttatcgacatataaaaaataaatttaaggatacatataaaatttatgaaaattctactatgtgtttatatattaataataattatgaaacaaatttaataaatagaaTTTTCATTGAGCAGAATAACTATAACAACAATGTATACCACttgaatgaaaaaagaatattgaAGACTTCAACTAAATATTTCTTGGATCATTTCTTATCCttaatagataaaaaaattaatataaaaaatataatcccattaatgaaaaaaagtaattatgAATTAgatcaaaataatttatacttcTTCATTTCGACCTTTAATTTAATGGACAAAATTTTTAGCGATTCAAATGGTTTTGattgcaataaaaaaatttttgaaaaaaattctcctaatgtaaaaaatttcgcaattttttttaagtttataaATGACGCCTCTAATTTTTATGACTCATTCATTAGTGGGACTAACGCGAATAATAGTGGGAACATTAGCACAAATGCTAATAATAACCCGAATGATATTCCTAATGATAACACAAATGGCAGTGAAGTACACAGAGGCTGTTACAGACTAATAATTGTAGCCTTACATAAAGGAAAATCGTTCAAGTACAACAAATTGTCCTTTAGTAGTTTTATGAAAACGAGGGATAATGAATTACAcaaatattacaataattaCGACTCGATGTCTTTTGAAAATAACACCGTAATACTTTTTAACCTGTCCTATGCCGTTCCCTTTTATTATGTAGAATATTACAAAAACTAGGGAGCGCATGTGTGTAGATATAcctacatacatgcatacacatacacaattatatatagatgtCTGCTTGTACTTAggtgtacatgcatatataaattagcaTTTCTCTTCACAGCTTTACTGGTGACAATGATCATATAGAATATTAACATGCCAGAACATTAGCCCTTATGCGTGTAGGGAAATTAtctgcatatatgtatatatgcacgcACATATACTtgcatgtatacatatgtgagctctactttatatataaacactGCGATCATTTGTCCTAATTTGTGATAactttttgttattttgtacaattttcgatcatttttatgtttttgaTGTTTTTGGTATTTTCtacgttttttatttttttgatgtttttatttttaaaatttttttcctttttttaattttttgtacaaACGCCTTTTTTTTGGACATTTCTCTTTAAATATGCACTTTTTTATGTACcctattttacatttttttttgtgagaAATATTggtttttatcttttttttttttaatacttatcccttttttctctttttttttaattaacttATCGTCCATCCCTTTTTTACCCCTTCCCATATTATATGTCTTTgtttctaatatttttaaagttatacgtgaaataaaagtataagtgaaaatatatatatatatatgtataagtataataaaaaaaattttctgtCTTCTGTAATATGTTGTTATGAACTTTTTTTGTTGAAACATTTGCGTTATCCTTTACCTTTACTTAACAGTACGTATATGTTCAAGTATGAATGCgggcatgtatgtatatatatatatatatatatatatatatatatatatacacgcgTGTAAGCTTACGGAAAAAGAGGAgtatatatagtaataatttataagcGCACaacccctttttttttatgaagtttcaaaaattagaattttctcttttcccATTCCTCTCCGGTTATATGGTTTAAAATTGTATTACCTTAAATCagatcttttttttcgtattttctTTCTCCATCAActtagattttttttttaattttattattctttttttttttttttttttttttttttgtatgtacaCTGAAAAAAGTTAAGGAATATTGAAATTGCTTATATAGATATACCCAATCTTATTAACGTACCTGCACCTTTCCAGAATTAAGAGACATAATTAGTGCCATTAATgcaattaaattatttttacaatataaaaaataaaaacaacaaaaagttaaaatattcttataccgtgctaatataaaaattatacgcacgcctatatttttaaaaataaattatttagcTCTTGTGTAGGATCTTCAAAGGATTAAGCTATTTTGTCTTTGTTCTTATTGTGTGCACATTCTAcaacacataaatatataagtgtatGTATAAGTAGGTACACGTGGGTATATGTATGAGCAAATATCACCTGTACTTTTCCTGCACTAATAAACGTTTGTATTGGTATTTTGTCTCTCCATTTATTCTGTCTTGTTTTAATTATCTTAAGAACACTACAAACAAGTAAAGCACTGacaatattaaaatgtttcaTTGTTAGTCCTTTTTACGCGTAtcgcatatatacatatatatatatacatatatatatatatatggtgacatgtatgcatatattccATTCCTAcgtttgttcatattttgtttGTGTCTGTAATTATGAAGCAGCTGCAAGtgattaattttcttttttgcatttttgaatattttttttttttaagtaaattatGTAAGGGTCAAGTCATAGTTCAGAATAATCTTAACAGAAATGCGATCAGTAATACTAGTGAGCATTTAATTGATACATGCTTAGAAGTTAGTAACGCTATAACTTATTATGAAGACGTACTAAAAGATTATAGctacaataaaaaatgcttaatttataaagaaatagGGAACTCTGTTTTAGAGGCATACAAACTTAATGATCATAATTGTTATAAAGCAATTCAAAAACTTTTGTGCAAGCTAAAATACTTGAAAGTAGAGAATACCTCTGATGAACTGGATAACACGAATGATGAAGACGAGTTGAGGGATAACTCATACGAAAATACCAGAGAAGCCAATTTAATCATTTCGGAAGAGGAAAAGGatatggataaaaaaaatgaaaaaagggagaaaaataataaaaacgaaCAAAATGGAAAACTTGAGCAAAATGGCAAAAACGAACAAAATAAGGACAGACTCCGAGCAGAAAAATGCAACAGCACCAAGACTCTGTTCACTTCCTTACTAAAACGGTGCAGACAAAAAATCAGTAGGGATCCCTTAGTGCACTGTGCATCCTTcgataaggaaaaaaatgttattctGGATGGAGCGCTTTTTTGTGAAAGCTCTTACGAAAGAAAAAGTGTAGAAGATTATAACATAACAAAATCCGTTTATGgggaaaattataaaaaaattataattaaaacttttgattttaaaaatgaacaaatggaAGATTGTTTAAATAtggttaatatatataataattgttcAATAGTTGAGAAAAGTATATTtagcaataaaaaaaaagatactgATTTTTGCACAACAGAAAGAAGTGAATATTTTTGTCgttataaaattgaaaaacaGAATGATATGaattacatatacacatgttCAGATATTATATTACCATATTTATTAAGTTCAAAGGATGAAAATAAGACATATGATCAGTTGTGTAACAATATCAGTAATTATGTAAACCTTcttaaagagaaaaaaaactattatttaaagaaaaaaagaaaattaaaagtagATACAAAAAAGGCTAAATTCatgaacaaattatataaaatagttGAAAACCTTTTTCAACTGTTAAAAGaggaatatgaaaaatatgatatgCAAATTAACAATTTATTCAACAATTTAGAAAAgctaaaagaagaaaataaaattaaaaaagttttttccAATGATTACATGGTGTTACAATTAAATAAGGTGAATGATGATATTACTAATTTAGAGGGGATGATAAACAATATTGAGTATCCTACAATGAGCAAAAATAATGTTGCtgaaaatatttctattgttcataaaaccaaaaaatatatagaagaattactaaaaattcaaaaagaCATTTCTTCTACTTCAAATATTCTTAACGAATATTTTAGCAGCAAAAATAAGGATGAATTAAAAGTTATGTATGGAAGTAAATTAAATTTCGATGAACTGAAGAAACTGCAAATGAAGCATGATCGAATAAGTAAGTTGATTAAAAGTTATGCAGAAAGAAATAGCGTCTGGGCTTCTCCATATGAGGAGTCGTTAATTAAAGATTTTAACAAGGATATGCAAAATTTTGATAACTTAACTGAAATTTATACGAGTCAAATATCTTTATTAATCCAAAAGGGCCTTCTGTCAGAGGAAAAGTAGAGCATTACGTGCGCGTACTTatgaatatgcatatatgtatatgtgtatatgtacgtatgtatatatatgtgtgtatacaCACGACCCTTGCTGCGCACGTATGTCTTCATAAAATGCGTTTAATTCGCCTTTTTTTGTGtaactaaaaattaattttgaatGCTGAATagaattcttaaaaatatttttaaaaagtaaagatttacaaaaaaaaaaaaatgaagtttAAATAGAAATTGAAACTGGAATTAAAATTGAAGATAAAATTGGAATTAAAATTGGAATTAAAATTGAAGATAAAATTGGGATTAAAATTGGGATTAAAGTTGGAATTAAAATCGGAATTAAAATTGGTATTAAAATTGGaattaaaattgaaattaaaattgaaattaaaattgaaattaaaattgaaattaaaattgaaattaaaattgaaattaaaattgaaattaaaattgaagataaaattaaaataaaaaattaaaattgcgtcaatttgaataaaattaaagctAACTTacaaaagcaaaatatataattatggataagaaaaatagaaaagaattttgtgtatttttaaaagaatttccTCTTGCTTTAAAATCATTTCGAGCagtactattttttaatgattgAAAAGTTCCAACTTTATTTGCGGTACTGCTAatattttgtgtattttGTTTGTTACTTTCGTTCGTTTGTTGACTGttttcaatattttgtaGTAAATTAATTTGAGTTGTTTGTGCAGGTTTCAATTCATTTTCTAC
Proteins encoded:
- the PmUG01_09045400 gene encoding conserved Plasmodium protein, unknown function; the protein is MKQLQVINFLFCIFEYFFFLSKLCKGQVIVQNNLNRNAISNTSEHLIDTCLEVSNAITYYEDVLKDYSYNKKCLIYKEIGNSVLEAYKLNDHNCYKAIQKLLCKLKYLKVENTSDELDNTNDEDELRDNSYENTREANLIISEEEKDMDKKNEKREKNNKNEQNGKLEQNGKNEQNKDRLRAEKCNSTKTLFTSLLKRCRQKISRDPLVHCASFDKEKNVILDGALFCESSYERKSVEDYNITKSVYGENYKKIIIKTFDFKNEQMEDCLNMVNIYNNCSIVEKSIFSNKKKDTDFCTTERSEYFCRYKIEKQNDMNYIYTCSDIILPYLLSSKDENKTYDQLCNNISNYVNLLKEKKNYYLKKKRKLKVDTKKAKFMNKLYKIVENLFQLLKEEYEKYDMQINNLFNNLEKLKEENKIKKVFSNDYMVLQLNKVNDDITNLEGMINNIEYPTMSKNNVAENISIVHKTKKYIEELLKIQKDISSTSNILNEYFSSKNKDELKVMYGSKLNFDELKKLQMKHDRISKLIKSYAERNSVWASPYEESLIKDFNKDMQNFDNLTEIYTSQISLLIQKGLLSEEK